Genomic segment of Candidatus Planktophila sp.:
GGGGGATCTTGGATCAAGTGCCAACCGGAAATTCGATATAGAAGCGTGGATTCCAACTCAAAATGCCTATCGAGAGGTTACAAGCACTTCGAATTGCACTGAGTTTCAAGCCCGCCGCTTAAATATTCGTTACAGGGACGCTGATGGCACAAGGGCCGTTGCAACTTTAAATGGAACTTTAGTTGCAATCCCACGAATGATCGTTGCAATTTTAGAAAATCATCAAAATAGCGACGGAACAGTCAATATTCCTGCTGCACTGCGTCCATTTCTTAATAAAGATCGATTTGAGTTGGTGTGAGTAAACGCCCAAAACTTATTGCTACCGATTTAGATGGAACCATTGTTCAATACGATGGAACAATTTCAAGGCGTACGATCGAAGCCTTCTCGAAGGCTCACGCGATGGGAATTCATATTTACTTCGTTACGGGCCGCCCACCGCGTTGGATGGATGAAATTCGTGATGCTTTTGGATTCGGTGGTGCAATTTGTGGCAATGGCGCGATGCTATATGACCTTAAAACCAGTACCGTCACAGAAGAGTGGATGATTTCAAAAGAGTTACAGGTAGAAGTTGCCCAACGTCTTCGCATCGCGATCCCACCAATATCTTTTGCAATCGAGTCACATGATTATTATCACCGCGAGAAAATTTATGTTCCTCGGTGGGATATTGGTTTAGATAATGTTGGAGTTGAGCGAATCGAAGATGCAATTAAAGGCCCAGCCTTTAAAATGCTAGCCCGTTGCAGCGGTAGCGAACTTACATCTGATGAGATGTTAGAAATTGCACTTCCTCAACTCGAGGGTCTTGTTACGGTAACCCACTCAAATGCAAATGAGTCTTTACTTGAAATCTCAGCCTTAGGTATTTCTAAAGGGCAGACACTTGCAAAAGTCGCTGCGCGGCTAAATATTGATTCCAGTGATTGCATCTCATTCGGCGATAACCC
This window contains:
- a CDS encoding HAD family hydrolase, which codes for MSKRPKLIATDLDGTIVQYDGTISRRTIEAFSKAHAMGIHIYFVTGRPPRWMDEIRDAFGFGGAICGNGAMLYDLKTSTVTEEWMISKELQVEVAQRLRIAIPPISFAIESHDYYHREKIYVPRWDIGLDNVGVERIEDAIKGPAFKMLARCSGSELTSDEMLEIALPQLEGLVTVTHSNANESLLEISALGISKGQTLAKVAARLNIDSSDCISFGDNPNDFSMLQWCGRSYAMADGHPDGVKYSSGVAGPHMEDGVAIVIEELLKLPA